The Candidatus Palauibacter soopunensis genome includes a region encoding these proteins:
- the ligA gene encoding NAD-dependent DNA ligase LigA, giving the protein MIPGGPERRARELRRALRHHSYLYFVRNQPEISDERFDDLFRELKALEASHPDLVTPDSPTQRVGAEPLDAFETIEHTAAMLSLDSSADVEPLERFDERMRKALGDDIGYVVEPKLDGASIELVYESGRLSRAVTRGDGVRGEGVTENVRTIQSVPLRLRATDREVPPLLALRAEVIMRVGDFEALNARLLERDRAPFANPRNAAAGSLRQLDPRITAARPLDIYVYDILAIDGRPPSTQRATLEALREWGLPVNERCRPAADVGEILAFQAEIEEDRDDLEYEIDGIVIKLDDIAARDEVGETSHHPRWAFAFKFPPRKEVTRLLHIFPSVGRTGVVTPIAFMRPVELGGVTVSRANLHNREEVARKDIREGDRVRVQRAGDVIPQVLERIEEPGRERAEPWVMPAECPSCGTPLEPRGPYTFCPNLFACPAQLAGRIQHLGSRHALDIEGLGEETANLLVRQEVIGRVPELFGLEATKLMELEGFAEKSATNLVQAIDAARTTELARFIYGLGIPEVGVAVARELASHFLSFEAFRAADEETLQGVDGIGPRMAEQITVFLARPEVSAVVDELRSCVEPVPPPRAGDTLAGLRIVLTGGLESMSRSEAGKKLEALGAKVTSSVSKQTSYVVAGENPGRKLERAQTLGVEILDEAGLLELLSGGPGALSTPDETGAPDETPEPEAAGAAPETDAS; this is encoded by the coding sequence CGCTGGAGGCGTCGCACCCGGATCTCGTCACGCCGGATTCGCCGACCCAGCGCGTGGGGGCGGAGCCGCTCGATGCGTTCGAGACGATCGAGCACACCGCGGCGATGCTCAGCCTCGATTCATCCGCCGATGTGGAGCCACTCGAACGGTTCGACGAACGGATGCGCAAGGCGCTCGGAGATGACATCGGATACGTCGTCGAGCCGAAGCTGGACGGCGCCTCGATCGAACTCGTCTACGAATCCGGTCGGCTCTCACGGGCCGTGACGCGGGGAGATGGGGTACGCGGCGAAGGCGTGACGGAGAACGTCCGCACGATCCAATCGGTACCGCTCCGGCTGCGGGCCACGGATCGCGAGGTGCCGCCGCTCCTGGCGCTACGGGCCGAAGTCATCATGAGGGTGGGCGATTTCGAGGCGCTGAACGCCCGGCTTCTCGAGCGCGACCGCGCTCCGTTCGCGAACCCGCGCAACGCGGCGGCCGGATCGCTGCGGCAGCTCGACCCGCGCATCACCGCCGCGCGCCCGCTCGACATCTACGTCTACGACATCCTCGCGATCGACGGACGGCCGCCGTCCACCCAGCGCGCCACGCTGGAGGCGCTGCGCGAGTGGGGACTGCCCGTGAACGAGCGCTGCCGGCCCGCGGCCGACGTCGGAGAGATCCTCGCGTTCCAGGCGGAGATCGAGGAGGACCGCGACGACCTCGAGTACGAGATCGACGGCATCGTCATCAAGCTCGACGACATCGCCGCGCGCGACGAAGTCGGCGAAACCTCGCACCACCCGCGCTGGGCCTTCGCCTTCAAGTTCCCGCCGCGGAAAGAGGTCACCCGGCTCCTTCACATCTTCCCCAGCGTGGGCCGGACCGGCGTCGTGACTCCCATCGCCTTCATGCGTCCGGTGGAACTCGGCGGCGTGACGGTGAGCCGCGCAAACCTGCACAACCGGGAAGAGGTCGCCCGCAAGGATATTCGCGAGGGAGACCGGGTGCGGGTGCAACGGGCGGGGGATGTGATTCCGCAGGTTCTGGAGCGGATCGAGGAGCCGGGCCGCGAGCGCGCGGAGCCGTGGGTCATGCCCGCCGAATGTCCCTCGTGCGGGACCCCCCTGGAGCCACGCGGCCCGTACACCTTCTGCCCCAACCTGTTCGCCTGCCCCGCGCAACTGGCCGGGCGGATTCAGCATCTGGGGTCGCGGCACGCCCTCGACATCGAAGGATTGGGAGAGGAAACCGCGAATCTCCTCGTCCGCCAGGAGGTGATCGGCCGCGTCCCGGAACTGTTCGGACTCGAGGCGACGAAGCTGATGGAACTGGAGGGCTTCGCCGAGAAGTCCGCCACGAACCTCGTCCAGGCGATCGACGCTGCGCGAACGACGGAACTCGCCCGCTTCATCTACGGCCTCGGCATCCCCGAAGTCGGAGTGGCGGTGGCGCGGGAACTCGCATCGCACTTCCTCTCCTTCGAAGCGTTCCGGGCGGCGGACGAGGAGACGCTCCAGGGCGTGGACGGGATCGGGCCCAGGATGGCGGAGCAGATCACCGTCTTCCTGGCCCGCCCAGAGGTGTCGGCGGTCGTCGACGAACTGCGTTCCTGCGTTGAGCCCGTGCCCCCGCCGCGCGCGGGCGACACCCTGGCCGGGCTCCGAATCGTCCTCACCGGCGGGCTCGAGTCCATGAGCCGCTCCGAGGCCGGGAAGAAGCTCGAGGCCCTGGGCGCGAAGGTCACGTCATCCGTGAGCAAGCAAACGAGCTACGTCGTCGCGGGCGAGAACCCCGGCCGCAAGCTGGAGCGGGCGCAGACCCTCGGCGTCGAGATTCTGGACGAAGCGGGTCTCCTCGAACTCCTGAGCGGCGGACCCGGCGCACTCTCCACGCCCGACGAGACGGGCGCACCGGACGAGACGCCCGAACCCGAGGCGGCCGGCGCCGCTCCCGAAACCGACGCCTCCTGA